A window of Chaetodon auriga isolate fChaAug3 chromosome 2, fChaAug3.hap1, whole genome shotgun sequence contains these coding sequences:
- the pacsin1b gene encoding protein kinase C and casein kinase substrate in neurons protein 1, with the protein MSGAYDESASQDETTDSFWEVGNYKRTVKRIDDGHRLCNDLMNCIQERAKIEKAYAQQLTEWSKRWRQLVDRGPQYGSVERAWIALMTEAEKVSERHQEVRNNLVNEDFEKVKNWQKDSYHKQMMGGFKETKEAEEGFKKAQKPWAKKLKELEAAKKSFHMACKEEKLASTREANSRGEASVTADQQKKLHEKVDKCKQDSQKAKEKYEKALDELTNCTSPYMESMEQVFNQCQQFEEKRLSFLREVLLDVKRHLNLTEDQSYAAVYGELERTITSASAQEDLKWFNNNHGPGMHMNWPQFEEYNPDLTHNICKKEKLKKSGEGVMLTNITAAVDNAQGGDRGSVSSYEKNQAYTASTEWSDNDQTAPNSGNDTNGGSNPFSEEVAKGVRVRALYDYDGQEQDELTFRTGDELTKLEEEDEQGWCKGRLDSGQLGLYPANYVEPI; encoded by the exons GTTGGGAACTACAAACGTACAGTGAAGCGGATTGACGATGGTCACCGGCTCTGCAATGACCTGATGAACTGCATCCAGGAGCGTGCCAAAATCGAGAAAGCCTACgcacagcagctgactgagTGGTCCAAGAGATGGAGACAGCTGGTAGACAGAG GGCCTCAGTACGGCTCAGTGGAGCGAGCTTGGATTGCGTTGATGACGGAGGCGGAGAAGGTGAGCGAGCGTCACCAGGAAGTGAGAAACAACCTGGTCAACGAGGACTTTGAGAAGGTGAAGAACTGGCAGAAAGACTCCTACCACAAACAGATGATGGGAGGATTCAAGGAAAccaaagaggcagaggagggctTCAAGAAGGCCCAGAAGCCCTGGGCCAAAAAGCtaaaggag CTCGAAGCTGCCAAGAAGTCCTTCCACATGGCCTGCAAAGAGGAGAAGCTGGCGTCCACCAGAGAGGCCAACAGTCGGGGGGAGGCCTCTGTGACCGCTGACCAGCAGAAGAAACTGCATGAGAAAGTGGACAAGTGCAAACAAGACTCCCAGAAG GCCAAGGAGAAGTATGAGAAGGCCCTGGATGAGCTGACTAATTGCACTTCTCCGTATATGGAAAGCATGGAGCAGGTGTTCAATCAGTGCCAGCAGTTTGAAGAGAAGAGGCTGAGCTTCCTCAGGGAGGTGCTGTTGGACGTCAAACGCCACCTCAACCTCACAGAAGACCAAAG TTATGCTGCAGTGTATGGAGAACTTGAACGCACCATCACATCAGCCAGTGCGCAGGAGGATCTGAAGTGGTTCAACAACAACCACGGCCCCGGCATGCATATGAACTGGCCACAGTTTGAG GAATACAACCCAGACCTTACCCATAACATctgcaagaaagaaaagttaaagAAAAGCGGTGAAGGGGTCATGCTGActaacatcacagcagcagtagaTAACGCTcaaggtggagacagaggaag TGTCAGCAGCTACGAGAAGAACCAGGCGTACACGGCCTCCACAGAGTGGTCGGACAACGACCAGACGGCGCCGAACTCGGGCAACGACACCAACGGAGGGTCAAACCCCTTCTCCGAAGAAGTGGCCAAAGGCGTGAGGGTGAGAGCGCTGTACGACTACGATGGCCAGGAGCAAGACGAGCTCACCTTCAGAACAG GGGATGAGCTGAccaagctggaggaggaggatgagcagGGCTGGTGTAAAGGTCGTCTAGACAGCGGCCAGCTGGGTCTTTACCCGGCCAACTACGTGGAGCCGATCTAA